The Granulicella sp. 5B5 nucleotide sequence GGGCACCAACCAGATCCACGGCACTGTCTACTACTTCAACCGTAACGAGCTCTTCGGTGCCAAGAGTCCCTTCTCACCCACCAAGCAGAAGGTCCGCAACTACAACACCGGCTTCTCCGTCGGTGGCCCGGTCATCAAAGACAAGCTCTTCTACTTCGTCACCTTTGAGCACCAGCGCTTCGTCATCGGCGAGTCCGGCACGGCAACCGAGCCCTCCGTCGGCTGGCAGGCGCAGGCCAAGTCGCTGCTCTCTCAGTACAACGTCGCGCTCAACCCTGTGATGCAGAGTGTGCTCAACACCCTCTGGGGTCCCACCGCACTCAACCCTGACACCACCGGCATCATCGACAACTACCACTCCAACGATCCCGAGTTCGGCTATAGCTGGAACGGCCTCGGCAAGGTGGACTACCACCCCACGCAGAAAGACAGCATCAGTGCGCGCTGGTTCACCGGCCAGGGCAATCAGGTCGCTCCGGTAGGCTCGCAGCTGCTTTCCTACTACGAAGTCGCCCCCCTCCACGTGCACAACATCGCCTTGGAATATAACCGCCTCATCTCGTCCTCCATCTCCAACCAGGTGCTCATCGGCGTCAACTACTTCAATCAGATCTTCAACGACTACAACACCGGCTACGATGTGCAGTCGCTCGGCTTCATTACCGGTGCTGGCATCCCCAACGCGCCCAACATCAACATCGGCAGCTTTGATCCCGTCGGCCTCACGCCGCCCGAGGGCCGTAACGACATCACCGCGCACCTCACCGACCAGCTCTCCTGGGTCAAAGGCAAGCACCAGTTCCGCTTCGGCGGTGAGATCCGCAAGGCCCAGCTCGACGAGTTCTACGACCGCCACATCGTCGGCGCCTTCACCTTCGATGGCAGCCGCATCGCCTCCACCATCAACGCCACACTTCCCGGCTGCTCCACCACACCGCAGACCGCAACCAACTGCTACTCTCCCGACCCCTACATCGCTCCTCTCGCGGACTATCTCGCGGGCGAGCCTGTCACCGCCTCCATCGCCATCGGCAACCCGGAGCGCCAGGTCTTCGTCAACACCTGGTTCCTCAACGCCGGCGACAACTGGCAGGTCACGCCGAAGCTGAACGTCAACTACGGCGTCCGCTACGACTACGAAGGCCCGTTCCACGAGCCCTATCACGACATCTCGGTCTTCCGCCCGGAGGACACCGCCACCAACGGTCTAGCCTTCCTTGGGCAGCAGATATCTCACATCTATCAGCCTTACTACAAGAACATCAGCCCGCGCGTCGGCTTGAGCTACTCCATCATGCCGACGATGGTCCTCCGCGCCGGCTTCGGCTTCTACGCGGATACACCCAACCTGAACCCGTTCCTCGACAATCGTCCCGGCAACGCCGCGCCGAACGGTGTGGAAGGCAACCCCGGCGGTCCTGACCCCGTGTACACGGTCTCGGCCACGGCCGCCTCGCTCAACAAAATCCAGCAGGGTGTGCAGATCTTCCCTTCGGCCCTCAACGGTTCGCCTTGCGCGGAGACCTCGCCCTGCGGCGTCTTCTCCATAGACCCCAACTTCCGTCCCTCTTACAACGAGAACTACAACATCAACCTCGAGCAGACGATCTCGCCCAAGGTCCTCTTCCAGCTCGGCTACGTCGGGTCGGAGGCGCGCCACCTGCTCAGCCTCCTCGATATCAACGCGGCTACGCCCGGTGTTTATGCCACCTCGCTGGCTCTCCAGCAGGCCCGTCCATACTCCATCAATGGCCTCTATCCGCAGTACAACAACATCAACCAGGTGGAAAGCGCCGGCACGTCCAACTACAACTCGCTGCAAACCACGCTCAAGGTCAACTCGTGGCACCACCTCACCGCCGCGGCCAACTACACCTGGTCGCACAACCTGGATGAGGTCACCGCCTACCGCGGCGCCCTTCCGCAGAACAACCTCGACTTCAAGGGCGAGTACAGCAACTCCGACTTCGACACCCGCAACACCTTCTCCATGTTTGCGAGCTACGAGCTGCCCGGCGGCGCTCATCTTCGTCCTCTCACCAATGGCTGGCA carries:
- a CDS encoding TonB-dependent receptor, giving the protein MIRLSYPKVRIVAALLFVFAFIVSAAHAQTYRGAINGTVTDTQGAVIANATVIATEVDTAVAHKTVSSSGGEFLFQDLPLGTYSVTVEFTGFSTAKFDKIAVQAGVVYSLPVKLNVSATQQTVEVDASGLALDTTTVTQTTVLSAKTVADIPLNGRDFTQMIGLTPGYAGYSGGGYGSLNGTRANQMNWQIDGVDNNDLWHNIPAVNQGGVSGIAGIVLPIDAVDQFSAQTQAGPEAGRNPGGTINLSLKSGTNQIHGTVYYFNRNELFGAKSPFSPTKQKVRNYNTGFSVGGPVIKDKLFYFVTFEHQRFVIGESGTATEPSVGWQAQAKSLLSQYNVALNPVMQSVLNTLWGPTALNPDTTGIIDNYHSNDPEFGYSWNGLGKVDYHPTQKDSISARWFTGQGNQVAPVGSQLLSYYEVAPLHVHNIALEYNRLISSSISNQVLIGVNYFNQIFNDYNTGYDVQSLGFITGAGIPNAPNINIGSFDPVGLTPPEGRNDITAHLTDQLSWVKGKHQFRFGGEIRKAQLDEFYDRHIVGAFTFDGSRIASTINATLPGCSTTPQTATNCYSPDPYIAPLADYLAGEPVTASIAIGNPERQVFVNTWFLNAGDNWQVTPKLNVNYGVRYDYEGPFHEPYHDISVFRPEDTATNGLAFLGQQISHIYQPYYKNISPRVGLSYSIMPTMVLRAGFGFYADTPNLNPFLDNRPGNAAPNGVEGNPGGPDPVYTVSATAASLNKIQQGVQIFPSALNGSPCAETSPCGVFSIDPNFRPSYNENYNINLEQTISPKVLFQLGYVGSEARHLLSLLDINAATPGVYATSLALQQARPYSINGLYPQYNNINQVESAGTSNYNSLQTTLKVNSWHHLTAAANYTWSHNLDEVTAYRGALPQNNLDFKGEYSNSDFDTRNTFSMFASYELPGGAHLRPLTNGWQVNSLLNFHGGQPFTIFASGDVSGTDEGTDRADQIGVARAGYMGQSPNTSWINLSDFTNAPLGTFGTTRRNAFYAPGYSDVDLSVFKNTKIYERLTIQLRAEMFNVFNRTNFAPPSATVGGTAALSDTIGDYNGAPGIGAGEPFNTQFGAKIIF